Proteins encoded together in one Carya illinoinensis cultivar Pawnee chromosome 3, C.illinoinensisPawnee_v1, whole genome shotgun sequence window:
- the LOC122304780 gene encoding protein FAR1-RELATED SEQUENCE 9-like produces the protein MVSDFVYQYEKAIDARYFKEKEKDVRTRSTRAILKTPLKIEEEAAMVYTRKSFIIFQDELFNSLRYKATKLSKEGERKTYGVVISGKEKPLYHVTLENGEEQTTCTCHMWEFMGLLCRHILCVFGKKSMLDKLPQHWVKERWTINAKARPIPDIPLMEGQVQVGQDDPMMRKSKLMIQLYDIVELGSQSAEKHNHLCLALEKVHKELLAMEDHVAWIWGKQLTTNRYIYNNDGFPCDLGM, from the exons ATGGTAAGTGACTTTGTGTATCAGTATGAAAAGGCAATAGATGCACGttactttaaagaaaaagagaaagatgtGCGGACAAGATCTACGCGGGCTATATTGAAAACACCTCTTAAAATTGAAGAGGAGGCGGCAATGGTTTATACAAGAAAGTCTTTCATAATCTTCCAAGATGAACTGTTCAATAGTTTACGGTACAAAGCTACAAAATTATCTAAAGAGGGTGAAAGAAAGACATATGGAGTGGTAATAAGTGGTAAAGAGAAACCACTTTATCATGTGACATTGGAGAATGGTGAAGAACAGACAACATGTACATGCCATATGTGGGAGTTTATGGGGCTTCTTTGTCGGCATATCTTGTGTGTTTTTGGCAAGAAATCGATGTTAGATAAATTGCCACAGCATTGGGTAAAAGAAAGATGGACTATTAATGCTAAAGCTCGACCCATTCCTGACATACCATTAATGGAAGGGCAAGTTCAGGTAGGACAAGATGATCCTATGATGAGAAAAAGCAAGTTGATGATTCAACTTTATGACATTGTTGAACTTGGCTCACAGTCAGCTGAAAAACACAATCATCTATGTCTTGCATTGGAGAAAGTTCATAAAGAGTTACTTGCAATGGAAGATCATGTAGCAT GGATTTGGGGCAAGCAACTGACAACAAATCGATACATTTACAATAATGATGGCTTCCCATGTGACTTG GGAATGTAG
- the LOC122304779 gene encoding protein FAR1-RELATED SEQUENCE 5-like, whose protein sequence is MGVKKDGEKWMVNKFVVGHNHILLTPRSASLLRGNRKVTKVQKKLIMTLNESGVPTRKIMSVLSKESGGDFNVGCIGKDVENYLGNKRRKVFEEGDAQRLYSYFLERQLTEPGFVYSMQVDKDGCMRSCFWADARSRAAYQYFGDVVTFDATYLTNVYKMPFVPFSGVNHHHQTIIFGCALLVNETAESYTWLLRTWQEAMLGKAPATIITDDDKAMAKAIAEVLSNTTHRLCLWHILQKFPEHLAHVYNKFPDFGKDFRHCIHETITTNEFEQEWGCILEKYELEENNWLQNLYSQRDKWVPAYLRSTFCAGMSQLKGAKA, encoded by the coding sequence ATGGGAGTAAAAAAAGATGGTGAAAAGTGGATGGTGAACAAGTTTGTGGTTGGACATAACCACATTCTACTTACACCAAGGAGTGCTAGTTTGCTCCGCGGAAATAGAAAGGTTACTAAAGTCCAAAAAAAACTTATCATGACTTTGAATGAGTCCGGTGTACCGACAAGAAAGATTATGTCAGTGTTGAGTAAAGAATCAGGTGGTGACTTCAATGTTGGCTGTATTGGTAAGGATGTTGAAAACTACTTGGGAAACAAGAGGAGAAAAGTATTTGAAGAGGGGGATGCACAAAGGTTATATTCTTACTTTCTTGAGCGACAACTCACAGAACCTGGGTTTGTGTACTCCATGCAAGTTGATAAGGATGGGTGTATGAGAagttgtttttgggctgatgcgcGATCAAGAGCTGCATATcagtattttggagatgttgttACCTTTGATGCCACATACCTGACCAATGTGTATAAGATGCCATTTGTGCCATTTTCTGGAGTTAACCATCATCATCAGACCATAATATTTGGTTGTGCGTTATTGGTTAATGAAACAGCTGAATCATATACATGGTTATTGAGGACATGGCAAGAGGCAATGCTTGGTAAAGCTCCTGCAACTATTATTACCGATGATGACAAGGCAATGGCGAAGGCAATTGCAGAGGTACTCTCGAATACAACTCATAGGTTATGTTTATGGcatattttacaaaagtttCCTGAACACTTGGCCCATGTTTATAACAAATTCCCGGACTTTGGCAAAGATTTCCGTCATTGCATCCATGAGACAATTACAACTAATGAGTTCGAGCAAGAATGGGGCTGTATATTAGAGAAGTATGAACTAGAAGAAAATAATTGGTTGCAGAATCTTTATAGCCAACGGGATAAATGGGTTCCGGCTTACTTGCGTTCGACATTTTGTGCTGGCATGTCACAACTCAAAGGAGCGAAAGCATga